One window of the Prinia subflava isolate CZ2003 ecotype Zambia chromosome 1, Cam_Psub_1.2, whole genome shotgun sequence genome contains the following:
- the EEF1D gene encoding elongation factor 1-delta isoform X1: protein MRTRKNPCSVDKAWLEKHRNDEAEREAPEREAPEPEAVNGICHEDSIEGEFKGDPKKPRNGKKQRKRKRSPKPRAPDSKLEAILAGMSAERVWFDKPLYDRAESAYRRKLAGSQSWESPETGKTAQESPAAARSKASQDIPKARMLPACSHGNLAACHHVVQGVWVNKLDFDKAERVFMEKSQLSLPPDVLAVPSAWVNSRLGTPDEGYGTALPTPATPGLAPAIPVASIPSLPSSDQQTVNGKPQISSWEVLASEVWLEKPLYDDAEKNFYEKMLDGHPSDKTQRGCPEASKSHNPGKQTGIAANPQLPDIPKENPTCFFLHKDSESVWLNKVTYDRAESRYFALEAARAAEKTGIQESAAGNPSHPAAPSIPAPEMK from the coding sequence atGAGGACACGGAAAAATCCCTGCTCCGTGGACAAAGCTTGGCTGGAAAAGCACCGGAACGACGAAGCCGAGCGGGAAGCGCCGGAGCGGGAAGCGCCGGAGCCCGAGGCCGTCAACGGGATCTGCCACGAAGATTCCATCGAGGGGGAATTCAAGGGGGACCCGAAAAAACCCAGGAATGGCAAAAAGCAACGGAAACGGAAGCGCTCCCCGAAACCCAGAGCTCCGGATTCCAAGCTGGAGGCGATCCTGGCGGGAATGTCGGCGGAGCGCGTGTGGTTTGACAAGCCCTTGTACGACCGCGCCGAGAGCGCCTACAGGAGAAAACTAGCGGGTTCCCAGAGTTGGGAATCACCCGAGACTGGGAAAACGGCTCAGGAATCTCCTGCTGCCGCCAGGTCGAAGGCCAGCCAAGATATTCCCAAGGCAAGGATGCTCCCGGCATGTTCCCACGGGAACCTGGCCGCCTGTCACCACGTCGTCCAAGGGGTTTGGGTCAACAAGCTTGACTTCGATAAGGCCGAGAGGGTCTTCATGGAGAAATCCcagctttcccttcctcccGACGTCCTGGCTGTCCCATCCGCGTGGGTGAATTCCAGGCTGGGAACGCCGGACGAGGGCTACGGCACGGCTTTGCCCACTCCCGCCACGCCAGGCTTGGCTCCCGCCATTCCCGTGGCCTCCATTCCCAGTTTGCCCAGCTCCGACCAGCAGACGGTCAACGGGAAGCCGCAGATTTCCAGCTGGGAAGTTCTGGCTTCCGAGgtgtggctggagaagcctctCTACGACGACGCCGAGAAGAATTTTTACGAGAAGATGTTGGACGGGCACCCCTCGGATAAAACCCAGCGCGGCTGCCCGGAAGCATCCAAGAGCCACAACCCCGGGAAGCAAACTGGAATCGCCGCCAACCCCCAGCTTCCCGATATTCCCAAGGAAAACCCCACCTGCTTTTTCCTGCATAAGGACAGCGAATCCGTGTGGCTGAACAAGGTGACCTACGACAGGGCCGAATCCCGGTATTTCGCCCTGGAAGCGGCCAGGGCAGCGGAGAAAACGGGGATCCAGGaatctgctgcaggaaatccCTCCCATCCAGCTGCTCCGAGCATTCCCGCTCCGGAAATGAAGTAG
- the EEF1D gene encoding elongation factor 1-delta isoform X6, with protein MSLGSLSQDLGILCYRKMAVDYFLHDKIWFEKYKYDDAERRFYEQMNGPVGAPSRQQQKTPARSKEAPCARPKKQSGRSASSSTTSSGPAGDQNELLSRISHLEVENQNLRSVVADLQMAIFKLESRLNALEKSSTSHQPSAVPPTQKVEPFSVPSKKVELPAKKAEPAAAEEDEDDDIDLFGSDDEEEDQEAAKVREERLRQYAEKKAKKPGLIAKSSILLDVKPWDDETDMAKMEECVRSIHMDGLVWGASKLVPVGYGIKKLQIQCVVEDEKVGTDILEEEITKFEDYVQSVDIAAFNKI; from the exons gaaaatggcTGTGGATTACTTCCTGCACGACAAGATCTGGTTCGAGAAGTACAAGTACGACGACGCCGAGCGAAGGTTCTACGAGCAGATGAACGGCCCCGTGGGCGCCCCCTCCCGCCAGCAG CAGAAGACGCCTGCTCGGAGCAAGGAAGCTCCTTGTGCCCGTCCCAAGAAACAGTCGGGACGCTCCGCT AGCTCAAGCACAAcctcctctggacctgcagGTGACCAGAATGAGCTCCTGTCCCGAATTTCCCACCTGGAGGTGGAAAACCAGAACCTCCGCAGTG TTGTTGCAGACCTCCAGATGGCCATTTTCAAGCTGGAAAGCCGCCTGAACGCTCTGGAGAAATCCTCAACTTCCCACCAgccctcagctgttcctccaACCCAG AAAGTGGAACCATTCAGTGTTCCCTCCAAAAAAGTGGAGCTCCCGGCCAAGAAAGCcgagccagctgctgctgaggaggatgaggatgatgacATCGACCTTTTTGGGAGTGATGACGAGGAGGAAGACCAGGAAGCTGCCAAGGTCCGGGAGGAGCGGCTCCGGCAGTACGCCGAGAAAAAGGCCAAGAAGCCGGGGCTCATAGCCAAGTCTTCCATCCTGCTGGATGTGAAGCCC TGGGACGACGAGACCGACATGGCCAAGATGGAGGAGTGCGTCCGCTCCATCCACATGGACGGGCTGGTGTGGGGAGCCTCCAAACTGGTCCCAGTTGGGTACGGCATCAAGAAACTGCAGATCCAGTGCGTGGTGGAGGACGAGAAGGTCGGGACAGACATCCTGGAGGAGGAGATCACCAAGTTTGAGGACTAC GTGCAGAGCGTGGACATTGCTGCTTTTAACAAGatttag
- the EEF1D gene encoding elongation factor 1-delta isoform X3, translated as MSLGSLSQDLGILCYRKMAVDYFLHDKIWFEKYKYDDAERRFYEQMNGPVGAPSRQQENGASTILRDIARARENIQKSLAGKTPARSKEAPCARPKKQSGRSASSSTTSSGPAGDQNELLSRISHLEVENQNLRSVVADLQMAIFKLESRLNALEKSSTSHQPSAVPPTQKVEPFSVPSKKVELPAKKAEPAAAEEDEDDDIDLFGSDDEEEDQEAAKVREERLRQYAEKKAKKPGLIAKSSILLDVKPWDDETDMAKMEECVRSIHMDGLVWGASKLVPVGYGIKKLQIQCVVEDEKVGTDILEEEITKFEDYVQSVDIAAFNKI; from the exons gaaaatggcTGTGGATTACTTCCTGCACGACAAGATCTGGTTCGAGAAGTACAAGTACGACGACGCCGAGCGAAGGTTCTACGAGCAGATGAACGGCCCCGTGGGCGCCCCCTCCCGCCAGCAG GAGAACGGAGCCAGCACGATCCTCCGCGACATTGCCAGAGCCAGGGAGAATATCCAGAAATCGCTGGCCGGA AAGACGCCTGCTCGGAGCAAGGAAGCTCCTTGTGCCCGTCCCAAGAAACAGTCGGGACGCTCCGCT AGCTCAAGCACAAcctcctctggacctgcagGTGACCAGAATGAGCTCCTGTCCCGAATTTCCCACCTGGAGGTGGAAAACCAGAACCTCCGCAGTG TTGTTGCAGACCTCCAGATGGCCATTTTCAAGCTGGAAAGCCGCCTGAACGCTCTGGAGAAATCCTCAACTTCCCACCAgccctcagctgttcctccaACCCAG AAAGTGGAACCATTCAGTGTTCCCTCCAAAAAAGTGGAGCTCCCGGCCAAGAAAGCcgagccagctgctgctgaggaggatgaggatgatgacATCGACCTTTTTGGGAGTGATGACGAGGAGGAAGACCAGGAAGCTGCCAAGGTCCGGGAGGAGCGGCTCCGGCAGTACGCCGAGAAAAAGGCCAAGAAGCCGGGGCTCATAGCCAAGTCTTCCATCCTGCTGGATGTGAAGCCC TGGGACGACGAGACCGACATGGCCAAGATGGAGGAGTGCGTCCGCTCCATCCACATGGACGGGCTGGTGTGGGGAGCCTCCAAACTGGTCCCAGTTGGGTACGGCATCAAGAAACTGCAGATCCAGTGCGTGGTGGAGGACGAGAAGGTCGGGACAGACATCCTGGAGGAGGAGATCACCAAGTTTGAGGACTAC GTGCAGAGCGTGGACATTGCTGCTTTTAACAAGatttag
- the EEF1D gene encoding elongation factor 1-delta isoform X8, translated as MSLGSLSQDLGILCYRKMAVDYFLHDKIWFEKYKYDDAERRFYEQMNGPVGAPSRQQSSSTTSSGPAGDQNELLSRISHLEVENQNLRSVVADLQMAIFKLESRLNALEKSSTSHQPSAVPPTQKVEPFSVPSKKVELPAKKAEPAAAEEDEDDDIDLFGSDDEEEDQEAAKVREERLRQYAEKKAKKPGLIAKSSILLDVKPWDDETDMAKMEECVRSIHMDGLVWGASKLVPVGYGIKKLQIQCVVEDEKVGTDILEEEITKFEDYVQSVDIAAFNKI; from the exons gaaaatggcTGTGGATTACTTCCTGCACGACAAGATCTGGTTCGAGAAGTACAAGTACGACGACGCCGAGCGAAGGTTCTACGAGCAGATGAACGGCCCCGTGGGCGCCCCCTCCCGCCAGCAG AGCTCAAGCACAAcctcctctggacctgcagGTGACCAGAATGAGCTCCTGTCCCGAATTTCCCACCTGGAGGTGGAAAACCAGAACCTCCGCAGTG TTGTTGCAGACCTCCAGATGGCCATTTTCAAGCTGGAAAGCCGCCTGAACGCTCTGGAGAAATCCTCAACTTCCCACCAgccctcagctgttcctccaACCCAG AAAGTGGAACCATTCAGTGTTCCCTCCAAAAAAGTGGAGCTCCCGGCCAAGAAAGCcgagccagctgctgctgaggaggatgaggatgatgacATCGACCTTTTTGGGAGTGATGACGAGGAGGAAGACCAGGAAGCTGCCAAGGTCCGGGAGGAGCGGCTCCGGCAGTACGCCGAGAAAAAGGCCAAGAAGCCGGGGCTCATAGCCAAGTCTTCCATCCTGCTGGATGTGAAGCCC TGGGACGACGAGACCGACATGGCCAAGATGGAGGAGTGCGTCCGCTCCATCCACATGGACGGGCTGGTGTGGGGAGCCTCCAAACTGGTCCCAGTTGGGTACGGCATCAAGAAACTGCAGATCCAGTGCGTGGTGGAGGACGAGAAGGTCGGGACAGACATCCTGGAGGAGGAGATCACCAAGTTTGAGGACTAC GTGCAGAGCGTGGACATTGCTGCTTTTAACAAGatttag
- the EEF1D gene encoding elongation factor 1-delta isoform X2 codes for MSLGSLSQDLGILCYRKMAVDYFLHDKIWFEKYKYDDAERRFYEQMNGPVGAPSRQQENGASTILRDIARARENIQKSLAGQKTPARSKEAPCARPKKQSGRSASSSTTSSGPAGDQNELLSRISHLEVENQNLRSVVADLQMAIFKLESRLNALEKSSTSHQPSAVPPTQKVEPFSVPSKKVELPAKKAEPAAAEEDEDDDIDLFGSDDEEEDQEAAKVREERLRQYAEKKAKKPGLIAKSSILLDVKPWDDETDMAKMEECVRSIHMDGLVWGASKLVPVGYGIKKLQIQCVVEDEKVGTDILEEEITKFEDYVQSVDIAAFNKI; via the exons gaaaatggcTGTGGATTACTTCCTGCACGACAAGATCTGGTTCGAGAAGTACAAGTACGACGACGCCGAGCGAAGGTTCTACGAGCAGATGAACGGCCCCGTGGGCGCCCCCTCCCGCCAGCAG GAGAACGGAGCCAGCACGATCCTCCGCGACATTGCCAGAGCCAGGGAGAATATCCAGAAATCGCTGGCCGGA CAGAAGACGCCTGCTCGGAGCAAGGAAGCTCCTTGTGCCCGTCCCAAGAAACAGTCGGGACGCTCCGCT AGCTCAAGCACAAcctcctctggacctgcagGTGACCAGAATGAGCTCCTGTCCCGAATTTCCCACCTGGAGGTGGAAAACCAGAACCTCCGCAGTG TTGTTGCAGACCTCCAGATGGCCATTTTCAAGCTGGAAAGCCGCCTGAACGCTCTGGAGAAATCCTCAACTTCCCACCAgccctcagctgttcctccaACCCAG AAAGTGGAACCATTCAGTGTTCCCTCCAAAAAAGTGGAGCTCCCGGCCAAGAAAGCcgagccagctgctgctgaggaggatgaggatgatgacATCGACCTTTTTGGGAGTGATGACGAGGAGGAAGACCAGGAAGCTGCCAAGGTCCGGGAGGAGCGGCTCCGGCAGTACGCCGAGAAAAAGGCCAAGAAGCCGGGGCTCATAGCCAAGTCTTCCATCCTGCTGGATGTGAAGCCC TGGGACGACGAGACCGACATGGCCAAGATGGAGGAGTGCGTCCGCTCCATCCACATGGACGGGCTGGTGTGGGGAGCCTCCAAACTGGTCCCAGTTGGGTACGGCATCAAGAAACTGCAGATCCAGTGCGTGGTGGAGGACGAGAAGGTCGGGACAGACATCCTGGAGGAGGAGATCACCAAGTTTGAGGACTAC GTGCAGAGCGTGGACATTGCTGCTTTTAACAAGatttag
- the EEF1D gene encoding elongation factor 1-delta isoform X5, protein MSLGSLSQDLGILCYRKMAVDYFLHDKIWFEKYKYDDAERRFYEQMNGPVGAPSRQQENGASTILRDIARARENIQKSLAGSSSTTSSGPAGDQNELLSRISHLEVENQNLRSVVADLQMAIFKLESRLNALEKSSTSHQPSAVPPTQKVEPFSVPSKKVELPAKKAEPAAAEEDEDDDIDLFGSDDEEEDQEAAKVREERLRQYAEKKAKKPGLIAKSSILLDVKPWDDETDMAKMEECVRSIHMDGLVWGASKLVPVGYGIKKLQIQCVVEDEKVGTDILEEEITKFEDYVQSVDIAAFNKI, encoded by the exons gaaaatggcTGTGGATTACTTCCTGCACGACAAGATCTGGTTCGAGAAGTACAAGTACGACGACGCCGAGCGAAGGTTCTACGAGCAGATGAACGGCCCCGTGGGCGCCCCCTCCCGCCAGCAG GAGAACGGAGCCAGCACGATCCTCCGCGACATTGCCAGAGCCAGGGAGAATATCCAGAAATCGCTGGCCGGA AGCTCAAGCACAAcctcctctggacctgcagGTGACCAGAATGAGCTCCTGTCCCGAATTTCCCACCTGGAGGTGGAAAACCAGAACCTCCGCAGTG TTGTTGCAGACCTCCAGATGGCCATTTTCAAGCTGGAAAGCCGCCTGAACGCTCTGGAGAAATCCTCAACTTCCCACCAgccctcagctgttcctccaACCCAG AAAGTGGAACCATTCAGTGTTCCCTCCAAAAAAGTGGAGCTCCCGGCCAAGAAAGCcgagccagctgctgctgaggaggatgaggatgatgacATCGACCTTTTTGGGAGTGATGACGAGGAGGAAGACCAGGAAGCTGCCAAGGTCCGGGAGGAGCGGCTCCGGCAGTACGCCGAGAAAAAGGCCAAGAAGCCGGGGCTCATAGCCAAGTCTTCCATCCTGCTGGATGTGAAGCCC TGGGACGACGAGACCGACATGGCCAAGATGGAGGAGTGCGTCCGCTCCATCCACATGGACGGGCTGGTGTGGGGAGCCTCCAAACTGGTCCCAGTTGGGTACGGCATCAAGAAACTGCAGATCCAGTGCGTGGTGGAGGACGAGAAGGTCGGGACAGACATCCTGGAGGAGGAGATCACCAAGTTTGAGGACTAC GTGCAGAGCGTGGACATTGCTGCTTTTAACAAGatttag
- the EEF1D gene encoding elongation factor 1-delta isoform X4, translated as MAVDYFLHDKIWFEKYKYDDAERRFYEQMNGPVGAPSRQQENGASTILRDIARARENIQKSLAGQKTPARSKEAPCARPKKQSGRSASSSTTSSGPAGDQNELLSRISHLEVENQNLRSVVADLQMAIFKLESRLNALEKSSTSHQPSAVPPTQKVEPFSVPSKKVELPAKKAEPAAAEEDEDDDIDLFGSDDEEEDQEAAKVREERLRQYAEKKAKKPGLIAKSSILLDVKPWDDETDMAKMEECVRSIHMDGLVWGASKLVPVGYGIKKLQIQCVVEDEKVGTDILEEEITKFEDYVQSVDIAAFNKI; from the exons atggcTGTGGATTACTTCCTGCACGACAAGATCTGGTTCGAGAAGTACAAGTACGACGACGCCGAGCGAAGGTTCTACGAGCAGATGAACGGCCCCGTGGGCGCCCCCTCCCGCCAGCAG GAGAACGGAGCCAGCACGATCCTCCGCGACATTGCCAGAGCCAGGGAGAATATCCAGAAATCGCTGGCCGGA CAGAAGACGCCTGCTCGGAGCAAGGAAGCTCCTTGTGCCCGTCCCAAGAAACAGTCGGGACGCTCCGCT AGCTCAAGCACAAcctcctctggacctgcagGTGACCAGAATGAGCTCCTGTCCCGAATTTCCCACCTGGAGGTGGAAAACCAGAACCTCCGCAGTG TTGTTGCAGACCTCCAGATGGCCATTTTCAAGCTGGAAAGCCGCCTGAACGCTCTGGAGAAATCCTCAACTTCCCACCAgccctcagctgttcctccaACCCAG AAAGTGGAACCATTCAGTGTTCCCTCCAAAAAAGTGGAGCTCCCGGCCAAGAAAGCcgagccagctgctgctgaggaggatgaggatgatgacATCGACCTTTTTGGGAGTGATGACGAGGAGGAAGACCAGGAAGCTGCCAAGGTCCGGGAGGAGCGGCTCCGGCAGTACGCCGAGAAAAAGGCCAAGAAGCCGGGGCTCATAGCCAAGTCTTCCATCCTGCTGGATGTGAAGCCC TGGGACGACGAGACCGACATGGCCAAGATGGAGGAGTGCGTCCGCTCCATCCACATGGACGGGCTGGTGTGGGGAGCCTCCAAACTGGTCCCAGTTGGGTACGGCATCAAGAAACTGCAGATCCAGTGCGTGGTGGAGGACGAGAAGGTCGGGACAGACATCCTGGAGGAGGAGATCACCAAGTTTGAGGACTAC GTGCAGAGCGTGGACATTGCTGCTTTTAACAAGatttag
- the EEF1D gene encoding elongation factor 1-delta isoform X7, with translation MAVDYFLHDKIWFEKYKYDDAERRFYEQMNGPVGAPSRQQQKTPARSKEAPCARPKKQSGRSASSSTTSSGPAGDQNELLSRISHLEVENQNLRSVVADLQMAIFKLESRLNALEKSSTSHQPSAVPPTQKVEPFSVPSKKVELPAKKAEPAAAEEDEDDDIDLFGSDDEEEDQEAAKVREERLRQYAEKKAKKPGLIAKSSILLDVKPWDDETDMAKMEECVRSIHMDGLVWGASKLVPVGYGIKKLQIQCVVEDEKVGTDILEEEITKFEDYVQSVDIAAFNKI, from the exons atggcTGTGGATTACTTCCTGCACGACAAGATCTGGTTCGAGAAGTACAAGTACGACGACGCCGAGCGAAGGTTCTACGAGCAGATGAACGGCCCCGTGGGCGCCCCCTCCCGCCAGCAG CAGAAGACGCCTGCTCGGAGCAAGGAAGCTCCTTGTGCCCGTCCCAAGAAACAGTCGGGACGCTCCGCT AGCTCAAGCACAAcctcctctggacctgcagGTGACCAGAATGAGCTCCTGTCCCGAATTTCCCACCTGGAGGTGGAAAACCAGAACCTCCGCAGTG TTGTTGCAGACCTCCAGATGGCCATTTTCAAGCTGGAAAGCCGCCTGAACGCTCTGGAGAAATCCTCAACTTCCCACCAgccctcagctgttcctccaACCCAG AAAGTGGAACCATTCAGTGTTCCCTCCAAAAAAGTGGAGCTCCCGGCCAAGAAAGCcgagccagctgctgctgaggaggatgaggatgatgacATCGACCTTTTTGGGAGTGATGACGAGGAGGAAGACCAGGAAGCTGCCAAGGTCCGGGAGGAGCGGCTCCGGCAGTACGCCGAGAAAAAGGCCAAGAAGCCGGGGCTCATAGCCAAGTCTTCCATCCTGCTGGATGTGAAGCCC TGGGACGACGAGACCGACATGGCCAAGATGGAGGAGTGCGTCCGCTCCATCCACATGGACGGGCTGGTGTGGGGAGCCTCCAAACTGGTCCCAGTTGGGTACGGCATCAAGAAACTGCAGATCCAGTGCGTGGTGGAGGACGAGAAGGTCGGGACAGACATCCTGGAGGAGGAGATCACCAAGTTTGAGGACTAC GTGCAGAGCGTGGACATTGCTGCTTTTAACAAGatttag
- the EEF1D gene encoding elongation factor 1-delta isoform X9 → MAVDYFLHDKIWFEKYKYDDAERRFYEQMNGPVGAPSRQQSSSTTSSGPAGDQNELLSRISHLEVENQNLRSVVADLQMAIFKLESRLNALEKSSTSHQPSAVPPTQKVEPFSVPSKKVELPAKKAEPAAAEEDEDDDIDLFGSDDEEEDQEAAKVREERLRQYAEKKAKKPGLIAKSSILLDVKPWDDETDMAKMEECVRSIHMDGLVWGASKLVPVGYGIKKLQIQCVVEDEKVGTDILEEEITKFEDYVQSVDIAAFNKI, encoded by the exons atggcTGTGGATTACTTCCTGCACGACAAGATCTGGTTCGAGAAGTACAAGTACGACGACGCCGAGCGAAGGTTCTACGAGCAGATGAACGGCCCCGTGGGCGCCCCCTCCCGCCAGCAG AGCTCAAGCACAAcctcctctggacctgcagGTGACCAGAATGAGCTCCTGTCCCGAATTTCCCACCTGGAGGTGGAAAACCAGAACCTCCGCAGTG TTGTTGCAGACCTCCAGATGGCCATTTTCAAGCTGGAAAGCCGCCTGAACGCTCTGGAGAAATCCTCAACTTCCCACCAgccctcagctgttcctccaACCCAG AAAGTGGAACCATTCAGTGTTCCCTCCAAAAAAGTGGAGCTCCCGGCCAAGAAAGCcgagccagctgctgctgaggaggatgaggatgatgacATCGACCTTTTTGGGAGTGATGACGAGGAGGAAGACCAGGAAGCTGCCAAGGTCCGGGAGGAGCGGCTCCGGCAGTACGCCGAGAAAAAGGCCAAGAAGCCGGGGCTCATAGCCAAGTCTTCCATCCTGCTGGATGTGAAGCCC TGGGACGACGAGACCGACATGGCCAAGATGGAGGAGTGCGTCCGCTCCATCCACATGGACGGGCTGGTGTGGGGAGCCTCCAAACTGGTCCCAGTTGGGTACGGCATCAAGAAACTGCAGATCCAGTGCGTGGTGGAGGACGAGAAGGTCGGGACAGACATCCTGGAGGAGGAGATCACCAAGTTTGAGGACTAC GTGCAGAGCGTGGACATTGCTGCTTTTAACAAGatttag